CGCTGAGAGGGGCTTTTTTCCACGCGGCGTTATGTGTCGGCATGTGCCCCGCTCGGGAGGACTTGCTGACGGCTCGCTTCCCGACATGCGGTGCGGTTCAGAGGTCGGGTCGTGGACCCGCCCCTACGGGAGATACGGCCCGTGATGTGCAGGAATTGACGCACCTGCCGTGTGGCGGACTCTGGTCTGGTTGACGACCGGAGCGAGATTCCGGCAGGGACACAGTCCCTGCTCGGCGAGGAGTTCCCGATGCGCGAAGACGCGCACCGCCCCGGCCCCCCACGGGATGTGGGGGGAGAGCCGACCCACCGATTCCGGCAGGGAGCTCCCGATGCGCGAAGACGCGCACCCCCCCGGCCCCCCACAGGATGTGGGGGGAGGGCCGACTCGCCGATACCGGCGGGGCGAAGAAGAGCGGGGCACGTCAACGCTCAAGAGACGTGCCGCCGCGAAGTAGCTTATTGTATTGTTCCTTGTTCCTTGATCCTTTCTTCCCATGCCTCTGCTTCCTATCGTGCTTGCCGCGGCCGTGATTTTCGTGCTGGCGTACCGCTGGTACGGCGGCGCGCTGGTGAAATGGCTGCGGATTCGCGACGACGAACCCACACCCGCCGTCGCGCTGCGCGATGACGTGGACTTCTCGCCCATCGAAAGAAAGTTCCTGCTCAGTCAACACTTCTCGGCGATTGCGGCGGCGGGACCGATTGTCGGGCCGATTCTCGCGGGGGTGATGTTCGGTTGGCTGCCCGCGCTGCTCTGGATCATCGTCGGTTCGATCTTCATCGGCGGCGTGCATGACCTGACCGCGCTGGTGGCCTCGCTGCGGCATCGCGCGCGCTCCATTGCGGAGGTCGTGAAGGAACGCATGTCGCAGCGGACCTATCTGCTCTTTCTCACCTTCGTCTGGATCGCGCTCGTCTATATTATCGTCGCGTTCACGGACATTGTGGGCGCTTCGTTCGTGGGCAGGCAGACGCTGGAGAACGGGACGGTGATCACGGGCGGCGGCATCGCGACCTCCTCCCTGCTCTATCTGGCGCTGCCGATCATGATGGGTCTGCTGCTCCGCTTCAGCAAGCTCAGCTTGAATTGGGCCACGGCGATCTTTCTGCCGCTGGTCGGCGTGGCGATCTGGGTCGGGCAATACATCCCGCTCGAGCTGGCGGCGCTGCTGGGCACGACCGACGGCGACGCGCAGCGCATTTGGAACGTGGGCTTGCTCGGCTACTGTTTTGTCGCGTCGCTTGTGCCGATGTGGTTTCTATTGCAACCGCGCGGCCATCTTGGCGGCTATTTCCTGTACGTCGCACTCGCGGGGAGCGCCGTCGGCCTGCTGTTCGGCGGCAACACGGTGAGCTATCCTGCTTTCACCGATTGGACGTTCATGTCGCAGCGCGGCGAAGCGTTTCCGCTCTTTCCGCTGCTCTTCATCACCGTGGCCTGCGGCGCGTGCTCCGGTTTTCACAGTCTGATCGCCAGCGGCACGACGGCCAAGCAGCTCTGCAAGCAATCCGACGCGAAGCTGATCGGTTATGGCGCGATGCTGCTCGAAGGATTTGTTGCCGTGGTCTCACTCTCGTGCGTAATGATGCTCTCGCAGAGCGCGGCGGCCGCTCTGCAAGGGAAGCCGAACTTCCTCTATGCGCAGGGCATGGCGGGATTCCTGAACACGATCGGCATTCCGGTATCCTTCGGCATTGCGTTTGGTCTGCTCGCGTTCACGACGTTTGTGTACGACACGCTGGATGTATGCACGCGCCTCGGTCGTTACATCGTACAGGAACTGACGGGCTGGCACGGCACGTTCGGCCGCTGGTTCGCTACGGCACTGACATCGGTCACGCCGCTGTTTTTCGTGACGCAGACATTGCTCGACGCCGCGGGCAATCCCGTTCCGGCCTGGCGCGTCTTCTGGCCGCTGTTCGGCGCGAGCAATCAGCTGCTGGCGGCGCTCTCGCTGATCGGCGTCACGGTGTGGCTGCATTCGGAATCCCGCGCCCGGTGGGTGTGGTACGTCACCGGGTTGCCCGCCGTGTTCATGTATCTGATGAGTTCATGGGCGCTGCTGCGGTTCATCCGCGCGGGGTTTTCAGATCAGTACGGCGCGTGGAGCATGACTGCCGATCCGGTGCCGTGGGTGGCGCTCGTGCTGCTGGTGCTGGCGATTTTTGTGCTGGTCGAAGCGCTGCGCATAGTGATTCGCTCCACGCCGCGCGCTCCGCGAGCGGTGCCCGCATAGTTCGCTCCGGCTCCCAAAAGAAAACCCCGCCAAATCGCGGGGTTTTTCACTATTCAAGCTCCGGCGCGCCACCGGGCGGGCGTTCAACGATGATCGTTACGGGTCCTTCGTTGACCAACGCCACCGACATTTTGGCGGCGAAAATACCGGTGGCGACGCTCAGCCCCATCTCGCGCAGTCGTGCGCAAAAGCGCTCGTACAGCGGATTGGCGAACTCCGGCGGGGCGGCCCGGACGAAGCTCGGTCTGCGGCCGCGCTGCACATCTCCGAGCAAGGTAAACTGGCTGATGACCAGGACGCTCCCCCCCGCTTCGATCACACTACGGTTCAGCTTGTGATCGTCATCGGGGAAGATGCGCATGCCCGCGGTTTTCTGTGCGCACCACTCCAACTCCGTTTCCGTATCGCCTTGCTCGACCCCCAGCAGCACGAGCAGACCCGGTCCGATTTCGCCGACGCGCCGGCCGTCCACATCGACGGCCGCGCTGGAGACGCGTTGCAGCACCAGCTTCAGTCGTGCTCCTCCCAGAGCGTGAAGGCGGCCAGATAGCGCGGGAATTTCATCGTGTCAATTTGAGTTTGCGCGGTGTCGGTCAGGGAGAAGCGCAGGATTTCGTCGGTGGCCAGCGAGGCCACGAACAGGTGCTCCGCGCTGCGCTCGAAGCGCGGGATGCCCGCCGAGGCTCCGGCATGATAGTCGCGTCGCTCGCCCGTGGTCAAGTCCCAGACGCGGACGGTACCGTCCACGGAATCCGCGGCCGCCAGCCAGCGATTGTTCGGGCTGACCGCGATATCCCGCGTCCCGCCGGAGGTCGTGTAGCTGTCAATCAGCTCCATGGTCTCGACCGCGAAGAGATGGACGGCCGTGGCGGTATTGACGAAGCCGACGGAGCCGTCGGATTGAAAGCACACATCGTACGGCCGGCGATCAAATCGCAAGGTGTCCGTGATTCGCCGAGCCAGCAAATCCACTTCGTACACGGCGGAATCTCTGGGACACGTTACCCACAGGCGGACAAGATCCGGCGGCACCATGCTCATGCTTCGCGCATCGGTGCTCACGTCGATCGAGTCGTAGGTGGCGTGGGCGATTGCGTAGTCCCAGATCAGTCCATTGCGAGTGAGCACAAACGCGTGCGCACCGGCGCGGTCCAGCTCCAGGTCGAGCGGAATCCCGCCGACGGTGAAGCTTGAGAGTAGCGGCAGATCGGGCAAGCGGTAGATCAGAATCCGATCGGCTCCGGCGTCCGTCACGAACAACCGGTCGCCGCCGAAATTGACCATGACGTCCGTGGCGGAAGAGCCACCGACTTCCGTCAGGTAATGCACGTCACCGTCGCGCGTGTCAAAGCTGTAGAGCAAGCCCGCCGGGGAGCAAATGGCAAGCCCCGCCGGCGGTCGGATCATGCCGCTGCTGGTGTCGTCACCGGTTCCCTTGTCCCGGCACGCCAGCACGAGCAGCAGAGTAAGTAGCAGATACGGCCTCATCCCCCGGCCTTTCTCACGCTAAGAATCGAAATGAATCAGATGTCCCATCTTATCGCGCTTGGTCAGCAAATACTGACGATTGATGTCCGTGGCGTTTACGACCAGCGGCACGCGTTCCGTGACCCGCACACCGTGGGCTTCCAATTCTTCGACCTTTTTCGGGTTGTTCGTCATCAGCCTCACGGTTGTTGTCCCCAAGGCGCGCAGGATTTGCGATGCGGCGCCGTAGCTCCGCAGGTCGGCCTTGAACCCGAGTTTGAGATTCGCTTCGACGGTATCCAGGCCTTCATCTTGCAGCTTGTAGGCCAAGAGCTTCGGACCAAGTCCGATTCCGCGTCCCTCCTGCCGCAGGTAGATCACCGCGCCCGCCCCTTCGCGTTCAATGGCGCTCATGGCTGCGACCAACTGCGCGCCGCAATCGCATCTCGCGCTCCCGAACACATCCCCGGTCAGGCACTCCGAGTGCACGCGCACGAGCGCTGACGGTTTCAGCGGAAGCTCGCCTTTGACAATCGCGAGGTGGTCTTTGCCCGCGTACACATCTTCAAAGTGCACGAGCGTAAAGGTGCCGTGGGCCGTCGGGAAGTATACGTGCACGCGCTCTTCGACGAACCGCTCGCGTTCCGTTCGATAGCGGATGAGATCGGCCACGGAGACCAGTTTCAGACCGTACCGGTCGGCAAACTGTCGCAGTTCGGGGCGGCGCATCATGGTGCCGTCGTCGCGCATGATTTCGCAGAGCGTACCGGAGGGATAGGCGCCCGCGAGTCGCGCCAGATCGACGGAGGCTTCGGTCTGGCCGGTTCGTTCGAGCACGCCGCCGGCGCGCGCGCGCAGCGGGTGAATATGTCCGGGTCGGGCGAAATCTTCCGGTTTGGTCCGCGGGTCCACCACGGCTTTCAGCGTCTTGGCGCGGTCGTAGGCCGAAATGCCCGTGGTCGTGCCGTGCAGATAGTCGATCGAAACCGTGAAGCCGGTTCCGCGCAGGGAGGTATTCTGCGCGACCATCGGGTGCAGATTCAGTTCGTCGGCGCGTTCGTCCGTCACGCAGACGCAGATCATTCCGCGTCCGTGCTTGGCCATGAAGTTGACCGAATCGGGAGTGACAAATTGTGTCGCCATGATCAAATCGCCTTCATTCTCGCGATCTTCGTCATCGACGACAATTACCATCTTGCCCGCGGCGATCTCATTCAGCCCATCGCGAATCGAGTCCAGTATCTTCAATCGTCACTCCCCGCTTTCGCCACGGCACTCGCGCCGCGTAGCCCCACGGGCGCCGCGCCGGACGCCAGCAGCTTTTCGATGTGTTTCGCGAGCAAATCGGTCTCGATATTCACACGGGTTCCCGATCGCCAACGCGAAAAATTTGTCGCATCCCAGGTATGCGGAATCACTCCGACCGTCAGGACATCGCCTTCGATATCGGCCGCGGTCATGGAGACGCCGTCCAGCGCGATCGATCCGGTTTGGATCACATATTTGCTGAGCTGCGGCGGCAGCCGTAGCGTGATGCGTCGGTCCTCCACGGTGTCCAGGACCTTGACCACGGTGGCGACGCCTTCGACGTGGCCTTGGACAATGTGCCCGCCGAGTTCGTCGCCGAGTCGCAACGGTCGTTCGAGATTGACGATGTCGCCGACCTCGAGCCCGCCGAGATTCGTGCGGTCCAGCGTGAGCCGCATCAAGTCGCAGCGGAATGCGCGTCCGTCGGATTCCGTTGACGTGACACAGCAGCCGTTCACGGCGATGCTGCCTCCGAGCGGGAGCAGCGTGACCACGCCCGGCGCTTCAATCCGCAGGTTTTTGCCCCCGGCGGTGACGCGGATCTCCGCGATCCGGCCCGTTGCTTCAACGATTCCCGTAAACATCGCGTTCAAACTCCAACCATATATCGTGCCCCAGTCGGCGGCAGCGGCCCACCACAAAACGCGGGGCGTTATCCAGCTTGGTCAATCCCAAATCTCCCACCGCCGGTCGCCCGTCACCGCCGAGCAGGAGCGGCGCGATGGCCACGATGAACTTGTCGAAGAGCCCCTCGCGAATGAGCGAGGCATGCAGGGTCCCGCCGCCTTCCACGAGGGCCGACGTGATTCCGTGTTGCGCCAGCGTGCGCATGGCCCCGGTCAGGTCCAATCGGCCATCGGGATTCGCCGCGCACCCAAACAGGGTCGCGCCGGTATCCGCGAAGCTGCCGCCACGCTCGCCCAGCGAGGATTCAGTTGTCATCACCCACGTGCGCGCGGGCTGGGACTGCTTAAAGACTCTCGACCCGGGCGAGATTCGCAAGCGCGAGTCCAGCACAATACGGAGCGGATCGCGACCGGCCACGTGCCGCACGGTGAGTTCGGGATCGTCGTCCAGCACGGTCTGCGATCCCACGATAACCGCGTCCAGTGTGGCGCGCAGCTTGTGCACTTCCGTCCGCGCCGCGACGCCGGTAATCCAACGCGACTGGCCGTTGGCCAGCGCGATTCGGCCGTCGAGGGACTGGCCCACCTTCATGAGCAGCCACGGCCTGCCGCGCGTGATGTAGGTCAGGAACGGGGCGTTGATGCGGCGCGCCTCCCGTTCCATCACGCCGACTGCAACCTGGATTCCCGCCGCGCGCAGGGCGGCAATTCCGTTCCCCGACACCAGTGGATTCGGGTCTTCGTGGCCGATGACCACTCGCCGCACGCCCGCGCGAATCAAGGCCTCAGTGCAGGGCGCCGTCTTGCCCACATGGCAGCAGGGTTCAAGGTTGACATAGACGGTCGCATCGCGTGCCAAGTTCGCGGAAAGTTTTCCCAGCAACTCGACCTCCGCGTGCGCGTCTCCATAGCCCACATGATACGCCCGCGCCAGGAGCTTTCCGTCCTTGACGGCCACGGCACCTACGAGCGGATTTGGACTGACGAGACCGGCGCCCCGTGCGGCTTCGCGCAGCGCGATGCGCATGAAGCGTTCGTCCGCTTCACCCGACTCCCGGCCGCGAAACTCCGTGCTGCCGCTGCCGCCGCCGCTCTCCGACGTCACGCGGGCGCCGCCGATTTCCGCAGTGACGCCCGCACGACCTTCTGCATAAGCTCCGCCGGCGACTCACCGCGGGCCGCCGCCGACTTGGGGACCAGCGAAGTCCCGGTCATTCCCGGCAGCGTATTGACTTCAAGACAGATGAATTCATCGCGTTCGTTGAGCAGGAAATCGACGCGCACGACCCCGCGGCATCCGATGGCATTGAAGGCCCGCACGGCGGCATCCCGAATGGCCGCCGCGACCGGCTCGGTGACGGGTGCCGGGCAGAGATAGTCCGTGCGGCCCGCCGTGTACTTGTTGGCGTAGTCGTAGAAGCCTTCGTGGGGGCGAATCTCGATCAGCGGGTATGCTTCCCCGTTGACGACGGTCGCCGTCAATTCGCGGCCTGAAAAATAAGTTTCGACCAGCGCGACATCCCCTTGGGCGGCGATTTGCAGCAACGCCGGCTCTACGTCGTGCTCCGTTCGCACTACGGAGACGCCCACCGCCGAGCCGCTGCAGAGCGGCTTGATGATTACGGGCAAGCCGATTTCGCGCTGCGCTCGCTTTACGACACCGGCCGTCTCGCGCATTTCGGCGGCGCCGACGACAAATCCCTTGGCAATGGGCACTGCTGCCGCGGCCATCGCCACTCGACCGGCTTGCTTGTTCATCGCCATCGCGCTCGCCAGCGCCCCGGAGCACGCGTAGGGCACATTCACCCAATCCAACAGGGCTTGCAGCGTGCCGTCTTCTCCCCAGCCGCCGTGCAGAATCGGAAAGACGAACTCCGCCCGTTCGTGCTCGATGAGGTCGAGAATTCCGCGCACCGTACGTGCATCGAACCCGTCGGTATTCCGCGGCAGCGGCGGCAGCGTGCCGATCTGCGGCGGCGCAAGTTTCTCGGACGGCGTATGCGTCACGCCCGGTCGGGCCGGATCATATTTTAGCACGCAGTGTCCCGCCTCGGCGAGCCATCCGGCAACCGCGTCGCCGGAAGCCAAAGATACAATTCGTTCCGCCGAGTCACCGCCGCAAAACACCAGCAACTTCATGAACTCACCGCCGTAGTTGCCGAAGCGGCATTTTCGAGCTCGGCCATTACCCGCGCGCGCCCCCAAATGCCCACCAGCTTTGCCAGCTCCGGGCCGTGCAGCTGTCCGGTCAAGGCGGCTCGCACGGTTTGCCAGAGTGACTTCCCCTTCAAGCCGACGGCCTGTCCGCTATCGTTGGCCGCAGCTTTGAACGCCGCTTCCAGTGCCGGAAAGTCGTTCCAGATTTCCGGCGGGATTTCGCTCATTCTGCGCTGAAACTCCGTCACGAGCTTTCGCGCCTCCGCATTGGCGAGCAAGGCGATGGATTCCGGATCGTCCGCGCTACGCGGTCCGAGTGTCGCGCGAATTCGGTCGGCCAAATCGCCATAGACTTCCGTCCCGCCGCGCAGGGTGGCGACGGCATAGCGCACGCGTGACTCACCACAAATCTCAATTTGCTCCGTCAGCAATGCCGCCACGTGCGCGTACAGGTCGTGCTCAGACTCGCGCTTGATATACTCGGCATTCATCCACCGCAGTTTGGCACCGTCGAAGATCGCGCCCGCCTTGTTTACGCGCTCCAGCGAGAATTCTTTCACGAGCTCATCCACGCTGAAGATTTCGCGCTCATCCTGCGGATGCCAGCCCAAGAGCGCCACGAAATTGATCAATGCCGCCGGCAGGATCCCGTTGCGGCGATAATCCTCGACGGCGACATCGCCGCCGCGTTTGGACATCTTGCTGCGATCGGGATTCAGCAGCAGCGGGAGGTGCGCGAACCGCGGTCGCTCCCAGCCGAAGCACGCATAGAGCAGCGCGTGCTTGGGCGCCGATGGCAGCCATTCTTCGCCGCGAATCACGTGGCTGATTCGCATGTAATGGTCATCGACGACGTTGGCGAGGTGATAGGTCGGAAAGCCGTCGCTTTTGAGCAGCACCTGGTCATCGACCGTATCGGTGGCGAATTCGACGTCGCCCCGCACCAGATCATGTACGCGCACAATTTGTCCGCCCGGTACCGCCATTCGCCAGACATGCGCCTCGCCGCGCTCGATTCGTCGCCGGGCGTCAGCGGGCGAAATCGACTTGCAGCGCCGGTCATACATCGGCGGTTCGCCGCGCGCGCCTTGCGCCGCGCGCATTTCGTCGAGCGTCGCCGGAGCGCAGAAGCAGGGATAGGCGTGATTGGCGTCGGCGAGCCGCTTCACGTGCTCGCGGTAGAGCGTCAGTCGCTGTGATTGCACGTAGGGTCCGCAAGCGCCGCCCACATGCGGACCTTCGTCAAACTCCAAGCCGAGCCAGTGGAAGGCCGCGAGCAGATTTTCGACCGCGCCTTTTACCTCGCGCGACTGATCGGTATCCTCGATTCGCAGCAGGACGACCCCGCCCTGCTGTTTTGCGAAGAGATAGTTGTACAGCGCGGAGCGCAGGCCGCCGACGTGCAGGTAGCCGGTCGGACTCGGCGCGAATCGTGTGCGGACCTCGCTCATCTACTCCAGGCCCTTGACGAGGGCCACGGCCAGCGCGGCGATGCCTTCGTTTCGACCGGTGAAACCCATGCGCTCGAGCGTGGTTCCTTTCACACTGATCCGCCGTTCGTCGAGGGCCAGCGCCAGCCCCAATTGCCGGACCATCTCCGGCACGTACGGTGCGAGCTGTGGCTCTTCGCACATGACGCTGACATCGATGTTTTCGATCTCGAAGTCATAGTCCGCGAGGGTCTTCCGGCATTCCTGCAGCAAGACGAGTGATGAGATATTGTGATAGGCGGGATCCGTCGGCGGGAAGAACCGTCCTTTGTCTCCCAGCGCGGCCGCGCCGAACAGGGCGTCGAGGATGGCGTGGGCAATGACGTCGCCGTCGGAATGCGCCGCGAGCCCGAACTCGGCCGGCAGCTCGACGCCGCCGAGCACGAGTTTGCGCCCGCTGACTCTGCGGTGCGCATCAACGCCGATTCCGATTCGCAAGCCCATGAACGGAGTTTCTGCGGTGGAACAAAAAAGGGTTCATCGGTTGCATCCGCATCGAACCCCGGAATGGAACAACGTGTTGACGGCGGGAGCGGGCGGGGGAGTCACCGCGCGGCGACCAGCAGGCGCGCCAGCCGCAGGTCGGCGGGCGTCGTGATTTTGAAATTTCCGGAATCGCCTTCGCAAATTTGCACCCGGCCCAGTCCGAACTGTTCGACCAGCGCGACGTCATCGGTACACTGAAGGCCCTCGGCGCGAGCCCGTCGAAATGCTTCGCGCGCGACGGCGATGCGGAGTCCCTGCGGCGTCTGTACCGCGTACAGGCCCTTGCGGGGGATCGTTTCGCGCACGATCGGCGGCATCCCGGCGACGGCCTTGAGCGTATCCGACACCTCGACGCCGGGCAGGACCGCATCCGCGCCGTGTTTCAGCGCGTCGAACACACGCCGGATGGTCTCCACGGTGATCAGGGGTCGCGCGGCGTCATGAATCAGCACGGCATCAATGTCGCGATCGCCGACCGCATCGAGGGCGAATCCGACTGAATCCTGTCGCGTGGCCCCTCCGGCCACCACGCTGAGCTCACAGGTCGCCCACAGCGGCTGCAACACCTGCTGCACATCCGGGATGAGGTCGGCCGGCGCGGCCACCACGATCTTTCGGCATTCTTCGCAGTCCAGAAAGGGGCGGATCGCCCGCACGACCATGGCTTCGCCGCCGAGGTCCACCAGCGCCTTCGGCAGTTCGCTGCCCAAGCGAGATCCGCTTCCGGCGGCCGGAACCAGCAGCGCGAATTTCAAGTGATGAGCATCGCGTCGCCGTAACTGTAGAACCGATATTTTTCGCGCACGGCGTGCCGGTACGCTTTCATGATCAGGTCCTGATCCGCGAACGCGCACACCAGCATGAGCAACGTCGATCCCGGCAGGTGGAAATTGGTCACGAGTCGATCGACCACCTTGAAATGATACGGCGGATAGATGAATTTGTCGGTCCAGCCGCGGGCGATCTTGACGCCGCCGTTAAAATTGGCCACGGTTTCGAGCGTACGCGTGACGGAAGTTCCGACGGAATAGATCCGTCCGCCTTTCTCGATCGCGCCGTTAATGACGTCCACGGCATGCGCATTCACTTCATAGTACTCCGAGTCCATGCGGTGGCGCGACAGGTCTTCGACTTGCACGGGCCGAAACGTGCCGAGGCCGACGTGCAGGATCAGGGGCACGACCTGCACACCTTTGGCGCGGGCTTTATCGACCAGTTCCGGTGAGAAGTGCATGCCCGCGGTCGGCGCGGCGACGGCGCCGGAGACGCGCGCGAAAATGGTTTGGTAGCGCTCGCGGTCTTCGGGTCGGGGTTCGCGCCGGATATACGGGGGCAGCGGCGGCTGGCCGAATTTTTCCACCAGCGCGTTAAAATCGCCATCGTAGTGGAAGCGCACGACGCGCCCGCCCGACGTCGTATTGTCAATGACCTCGCAGGTGATCGCGTCGCCGATCGTGATGCTGTTTCCGGTTCGCACCTTGCGCGCGGGCTTGACCAGGACCTCCCACAACTCCTCCGTC
The nucleotide sequence above comes from candidate division KSB1 bacterium. Encoded proteins:
- a CDS encoding bifunctional 3,4-dihydroxy-2-butanone-4-phosphate synthase/GTP cyclohydrolase II encodes the protein MLDSIRDGLNEIAAGKMVIVVDDEDRENEGDLIMATQFVTPDSVNFMAKHGRGMICVCVTDERADELNLHPMVAQNTSLRGTGFTVSIDYLHGTTTGISAYDRAKTLKAVVDPRTKPEDFARPGHIHPLRARAGGVLERTGQTEASVDLARLAGAYPSGTLCEIMRDDGTMMRRPELRQFADRYGLKLVSVADLIRYRTERERFVEERVHVYFPTAHGTFTLVHFEDVYAGKDHLAIVKGELPLKPSALVRVHSECLTGDVFGSARCDCGAQLVAAMSAIEREGAGAVIYLRQEGRGIGLGPKLLAYKLQDEGLDTVEANLKLGFKADLRSYGAASQILRALGTTTVRLMTNNPKKVEELEAHGVRVTERVPLVVNATDINRQYLLTKRDKMGHLIHFDS
- a CDS encoding D-alanine--D-alanine ligase, translated to MKLLVFCGGDSAERIVSLASGDAVAGWLAEAGHCVLKYDPARPGVTHTPSEKLAPPQIGTLPPLPRNTDGFDARTVRGILDLIEHERAEFVFPILHGGWGEDGTLQALLDWVNVPYACSGALASAMAMNKQAGRVAMAAAAVPIAKGFVVGAAEMRETAGVVKRAQREIGLPVIIKPLCSGSAVGVSVVRTEHDVEPALLQIAAQGDVALVETYFSGRELTATVVNGEAYPLIEIRPHEGFYDYANKYTAGRTDYLCPAPVTEPVAAAIRDAAVRAFNAIGCRGVVRVDFLLNERDEFICLEVNTLPGMTGTSLVPKSAAARGESPAELMQKVVRASLRKSAAPA
- a CDS encoding riboflavin synthase, producing MFTGIVEATGRIAEIRVTAGGKNLRIEAPGVVTLLPLGGSIAVNGCCVTSTESDGRAFRCDLMRLTLDRTNLGGLEVGDIVNLERPLRLGDELGGHIVQGHVEGVATVVKVLDTVEDRRITLRLPPQLSKYVIQTGSIALDGVSMTAADIEGDVLTVGVIPHTWDATNFSRWRSGTRVNIETDLLAKHIEKLLASGAAPVGLRGASAVAKAGSDD
- a CDS encoding D-tyrosyl-tRNA(Tyr) deacylase; this encodes MKLVLQRVSSAAVDVDGRRVGEIGPGLLVLLGVEQGDTETELEWCAQKTAGMRIFPDDDHKLNRSVIEAGGSVLVISQFTLLGDVQRGRRPSFVRAAPPEFANPLYERFCARLREMGLSVATGIFAAKMSVALVNEGPVTIIVERPPGGAPELE
- the queA gene encoding tRNA preQ1(34) S-adenosylmethionine ribosyltransferase-isomerase QueA, whose translation is MPITSAVYQPRGVQTTPRLSDFKYSLPEKLIAQEPLAKRDQSRLLIVDRDSRTFRDAQFSDVVDFFGPHDVMVVNETRVFPARLKGYKEKTEAEIEVFLLRRLTEELWEVLVKPARKVRTGNSITIGDAITCEVIDNTTSGGRVVRFHYDGDFNALVEKFGQPPLPPYIRREPRPEDRERYQTIFARVSGAVAAPTAGMHFSPELVDKARAKGVQVVPLILHVGLGTFRPVQVEDLSRHRMDSEYYEVNAHAVDVINGAIEKGGRIYSVGTSVTRTLETVANFNGGVKIARGWTDKFIYPPYHFKVVDRLVTNFHLPGSTLLMLVCAFADQDLIMKAYRHAVREKYRFYSYGDAMLIT
- a CDS encoding glutamate--tRNA ligase, translated to MSEVRTRFAPSPTGYLHVGGLRSALYNYLFAKQQGGVVLLRIEDTDQSREVKGAVENLLAAFHWLGLEFDEGPHVGGACGPYVQSQRLTLYREHVKRLADANHAYPCFCAPATLDEMRAAQGARGEPPMYDRRCKSISPADARRRIERGEAHVWRMAVPGGQIVRVHDLVRGDVEFATDTVDDQVLLKSDGFPTYHLANVVDDHYMRISHVIRGEEWLPSAPKHALLYACFGWERPRFAHLPLLLNPDRSKMSKRGGDVAVEDYRRNGILPAALINFVALLGWHPQDEREIFSVDELVKEFSLERVNKAGAIFDGAKLRWMNAEYIKRESEHDLYAHVAALLTEQIEICGESRVRYAVATLRGGTEVYGDLADRIRATLGPRSADDPESIALLANAEARKLVTEFQRRMSEIPPEIWNDFPALEAAFKAAANDSGQAVGLKGKSLWQTVRAALTGQLHGPELAKLVGIWGRARVMAELENAASATTAVSS
- a CDS encoding 2-C-methyl-D-erythritol 2,4-cyclodiphosphate synthase, encoding MRIGIGVDAHRRVSGRKLVLGGVELPAEFGLAAHSDGDVIAHAILDALFGAAALGDKGRFFPPTDPAYHNISSLVLLQECRKTLADYDFEIENIDVSVMCEEPQLAPYVPEMVRQLGLALALDERRISVKGTTLERMGFTGRNEGIAALAVALVKGLE
- the ribD gene encoding bifunctional diaminohydroxyphosphoribosylaminopyrimidine deaminase/5-amino-6-(5-phosphoribosylamino)uracil reductase RibD — protein: MTSESGGGSGSTEFRGRESGEADERFMRIALREAARGAGLVSPNPLVGAVAVKDGKLLARAYHVGYGDAHAEVELLGKLSANLARDATVYVNLEPCCHVGKTAPCTEALIRAGVRRVVIGHEDPNPLVSGNGIAALRAAGIQVAVGVMEREARRINAPFLTYITRGRPWLLMKVGQSLDGRIALANGQSRWITGVAARTEVHKLRATLDAVIVGSQTVLDDDPELTVRHVAGRDPLRIVLDSRLRISPGSRVFKQSQPARTWVMTTESSLGERGGSFADTGATLFGCAANPDGRLDLTGAMRTLAQHGITSALVEGGGTLHASLIREGLFDKFIVAIAPLLLGGDGRPAVGDLGLTKLDNAPRFVVGRCRRLGHDIWLEFERDVYGNR
- a CDS encoding carbon starvation protein A, whose protein sequence is MPLLPIVLAAAVIFVLAYRWYGGALVKWLRIRDDEPTPAVALRDDVDFSPIERKFLLSQHFSAIAAAGPIVGPILAGVMFGWLPALLWIIVGSIFIGGVHDLTALVASLRHRARSIAEVVKERMSQRTYLLFLTFVWIALVYIIVAFTDIVGASFVGRQTLENGTVITGGGIATSSLLYLALPIMMGLLLRFSKLSLNWATAIFLPLVGVAIWVGQYIPLELAALLGTTDGDAQRIWNVGLLGYCFVASLVPMWFLLQPRGHLGGYFLYVALAGSAVGLLFGGNTVSYPAFTDWTFMSQRGEAFPLFPLLFITVACGACSGFHSLIASGTTAKQLCKQSDAKLIGYGAMLLEGFVAVVSLSCVMMLSQSAAAALQGKPNFLYAQGMAGFLNTIGIPVSFGIAFGLLAFTTFVYDTLDVCTRLGRYIVQELTGWHGTFGRWFATALTSVTPLFFVTQTLLDAAGNPVPAWRVFWPLFGASNQLLAALSLIGVTVWLHSESRARWVWYVTGLPAVFMYLMSSWALLRFIRAGFSDQYGAWSMTADPVPWVALVLLVLAIFVLVEALRIVIRSTPRAPRAVPA
- a CDS encoding 2-C-methyl-D-erythritol 4-phosphate cytidylyltransferase, producing the protein MKFALLVPAAGSGSRLGSELPKALVDLGGEAMVVRAIRPFLDCEECRKIVVAAPADLIPDVQQVLQPLWATCELSVVAGGATRQDSVGFALDAVGDRDIDAVLIHDAARPLITVETIRRVFDALKHGADAVLPGVEVSDTLKAVAGMPPIVRETIPRKGLYAVQTPQGLRIAVAREAFRRARAEGLQCTDDVALVEQFGLGRVQICEGDSGNFKITTPADLRLARLLVAAR